From a region of the Helicobacter hepaticus ATCC 51449 genome:
- a CDS encoding dynamin family protein, whose amino-acid sequence MPILQHFFETFHSAQPPLPMEKIQDSIFNTLSPQALSILLCTNERNIALFMQCQSFIKILESLHISQINSQLDAYASNEDKSMILSALLKDVFTLQATIIEYNPHFFEELLPFFIQLNLAHIIDDFELDLFASLKNTFYSQKTSQKVDTKEIRSLKSLHSALALLHNNLSPLLPQETLKNSLTHIMEKLENQHFSIGITGVLSAGKSTFLNALLSQEILGSSSVPETANLTILRYGESAGARVHFWSKEQWADLCEQSAYDTNLKAFIEESQAHFGTQLDTFITQPHTTKDIQTHELSIYTSANHQSKFCNLIQEVELFTPLSFLKNGVEIVDTPGLDDPITKREEITRSYIQHCDVLIHVMNASCAATQVDIDFILESLLEQNISRLLVVLTRIDLLTPQELDSSLEYTKSSLIAQLKKAHYKGDIESIINRIDFIPLAGYAALLYRTNADTSNLSLTLEQCGILKIESYLQKMLLGEDSLKAKDMLYLAYKATLKVAQDTEEIINLESSLLNANGEELEELIAQDKAHNDALMRELYELEEHLSALHNELSEFLKSLELFSANTLSKASMLIKDKVFNDIIYDYTRGAKPDTNALHKMIELGLKDCFADVGREYKYKLGKKIAQLKSAITLSEELDSPPPHIHFQLKNAQISAITQELLSALPSLVRSFNKSSQNKLSNALDKLFADMFSSFSEIIQNKNKDIAALFLAHFHEITQCAKNHIQMQIAYKQESLNAALAKRESGDTQALKDALYTKREQLTGIINELMQGLHSLQ is encoded by the coding sequence ATGCCAATTTTGCAGCATTTTTTTGAGACTTTCCATAGTGCGCAACCACCGCTTCCTATGGAAAAAATACAAGATTCTATTTTTAATACGCTTTCTCCACAGGCTTTGAGCATTCTACTTTGCACCAATGAGCGCAATATTGCGTTATTTATGCAATGCCAAAGTTTTATAAAAATTTTAGAATCTTTGCACATATCACAAATAAATTCTCAATTAGATGCTTATGCTTCAAATGAAGATAAATCTATGATTCTTAGCGCGCTTTTAAAAGATGTATTTACCCTTCAAGCAACTATCATAGAATATAATCCACATTTCTTTGAGGAGCTTTTGCCATTTTTTATTCAGCTTAATCTTGCACATATCATTGATGATTTTGAACTTGATTTGTTTGCTTCGCTTAAAAATACTTTTTATTCTCAAAAAACATCACAAAAAGTAGATACAAAAGAAATACGAAGTCTTAAATCTCTTCATAGTGCCCTTGCTTTGCTTCATAACAACCTTTCACCTCTGCTTCCTCAAGAAACTCTTAAAAACTCACTTACGCACATAATGGAAAAATTAGAGAATCAACATTTTTCTATCGGTATTACAGGAGTGTTAAGTGCAGGGAAATCCACATTTTTAAATGCGCTTTTATCTCAAGAAATTTTAGGAAGCTCAAGTGTGCCAGAAACTGCCAACCTTACCATTTTGCGCTATGGAGAATCTGCAGGAGCAAGAGTGCATTTTTGGAGCAAAGAACAATGGGCTGATTTATGTGAGCAAAGCGCGTATGATACAAATCTTAAAGCCTTTATAGAAGAAAGTCAGGCTCATTTTGGCACACAATTAGACACATTTATTACCCAGCCACATACAACAAAAGACATTCAAACACACGAATTAAGCATTTATACTTCGGCAAATCATCAAAGTAAATTTTGCAATCTTATCCAAGAAGTAGAGCTTTTTACACCATTGTCATTTCTAAAAAATGGTGTAGAGATTGTTGATACACCCGGACTTGATGACCCAATCACAAAACGTGAAGAAATCACTCGCTCTTATATTCAACATTGTGATGTGCTTATCCACGTGATGAATGCAAGCTGTGCAGCAACGCAAGTAGACATTGATTTTATTTTAGAATCCCTGCTTGAACAAAACATCTCACGCCTACTTGTAGTGCTTACACGCATAGATTTGCTTACACCACAAGAGCTTGATTCTTCGCTTGAATACACCAAATCAAGCCTCATTGCCCAACTCAAAAAAGCACATTACAAAGGCGATATTGAATCCATTATCAATCGTATTGATTTTATTCCACTTGCGGGATATGCTGCACTGCTTTATCGCACAAATGCAGATACAAGCAACCTCTCTCTCACTTTAGAACAATGCGGTATCCTTAAGATAGAATCTTATTTACAAAAAATGCTTCTTGGTGAAGATAGCCTTAAGGCAAAAGATATGCTTTATCTCGCCTACAAAGCCACACTTAAAGTTGCTCAAGATACAGAAGAGATTATCAATTTAGAATCTTCTTTGTTAAATGCAAATGGCGAGGAGTTAGAGGAGCTTATTGCTCAAGATAAAGCACATAATGATGCCCTTATGCGCGAACTCTATGAGCTTGAAGAGCATCTTAGTGCCCTCCATAATGAGCTAAGTGAATTTCTTAAATCTCTTGAACTTTTTAGTGCAAATACTCTTAGTAAAGCTTCTATGCTCATCAAGGATAAGGTATTTAATGATATTATTTATGATTATACACGTGGAGCAAAACCTGATACAAATGCACTGCACAAAATGATAGAGCTAGGGCTTAAAGATTGTTTCGCCGATGTGGGGAGAGAGTATAAATATAAATTAGGCAAGAAAATTGCTCAACTTAAAAGCGCTATAACACTCTCAGAGGAGCTAGATTCTCCGCCTCCACATATTCATTTCCAGCTCAAAAACGCACAAATAAGTGCGATTACTCAAGAGTTACTTTCTGCACTTCCTTCGCTTGTGCGCTCTTTTAATAAATCTAGTCAAAATAAACTTAGCAACGCACTTGATAAACTTTTTGCAGATATGTTTAGCTCCTTTAGTGAGATTATTCAAAATAAAAACAAAGACATCGCAGCTCTGTTTTTAGCACATTTTCACGAGATTACTCAATGTGCTAAAAACCATATTCAAATGCAAATTGCTTATAAACAAGAAAGTCTCAACGCTGCTTTAGCCAAGCGAGAAAGTGGCGATACTCAAGCACTTAAAGATGCTCTTTACACCAAGCGAGAACAGCTTACAGGTATTATAAATGAACTTATGCAAGGTTTGCATAGTTTGCAATAA
- the lpxD gene encoding UDP-3-O-(3-hydroxymyristoyl)glucosamine N-acyltransferase codes for MLLSLAIDTAFKGYLSLQNTIENDFELNGIAPLESATPTQISYIDQDKYLSNLTDSQAGAVFIRPHLLDKVPSHIQPLVVENPHLAFALLSQLFAAPCFTLTTQNPRTNNIQIGANVVIGDNVSIGEHSIIMPNVVIGDNVSIGEHCKIYPNVVIYRDSIIGNRVNIHAGSIIGCDGFGYAHTAEGKHIKIEHNGRVVIEDDVEIGANNTIDRAVFGQTLIKQGAKIDNLVQIGHNCVVGEHTLLVSQVGLAGSTTTGRNVIMGGQAGTGGHIHIGDFVQVAGRGAVGKNLPPHTKWGGHPLMELNEWMKFYVSLRRLIKKDSKKL; via the coding sequence ATGCTTCTCTCACTTGCCATAGATACCGCATTTAAAGGCTATCTTAGCCTACAAAATACCATAGAAAACGATTTTGAATTAAATGGCATTGCCCCTTTAGAATCTGCCACACCCACACAAATAAGCTATATAGACCAAGATAAATACTTGAGTAATCTTACAGATTCTCAAGCGGGTGCTGTTTTTATCCGCCCTCACTTGCTTGATAAAGTTCCTTCACATATTCAGCCTCTTGTAGTAGAGAATCCCCATCTTGCTTTTGCCTTGCTTTCACAGCTTTTTGCTGCGCCTTGTTTCACGCTCACCACTCAAAATCCCCGTACAAATAATATTCAAATAGGTGCAAATGTCGTTATTGGCGATAATGTCAGCATTGGGGAGCATAGCATAATTATGCCAAATGTCGTTATTGGCGATAATGTCAGCATTGGGGAGCATTGTAAAATTTATCCTAATGTCGTCATTTATCGCGATAGTATTATTGGTAATCGTGTAAATATCCACGCAGGAAGCATAATAGGCTGTGATGGCTTTGGCTATGCGCATACAGCAGAAGGAAAACATATTAAAATTGAACATAATGGGCGCGTTGTTATAGAAGATGATGTGGAAATTGGTGCAAATAATACTATTGATAGGGCTGTATTTGGGCAAACGCTTATAAAGCAAGGGGCAAAAATTGACAATCTTGTGCAAATAGGGCATAACTGCGTGGTTGGAGAGCATACTCTCCTTGTCTCACAAGTAGGGCTTGCTGGCTCAACTACTACCGGGCGTAATGTCATAATGGGTGGACAAGCTGGCACAGGAGGACATATTCATATTGGTGATTTTGTGCAAGTCGCTGGACGCGGAGCAGTAGGTAAAAATCTCCCTCCACATACCAAATGGGGCGGACACCCGCTTATGGAACTCAATGAATGGATGAAATTCTATGTTTCATTGCGTAGATTGATAAAAAAAGATTCTAAAAAGCTATAA
- a CDS encoding septum site-determining protein — MNKWNNFDTSWIISLFGTAVGAGILYLPIKAGGGGIWPVIAMCFIIFPMVYLSHRALSRFVCQANGNDKDITYAAEEYFGRNVSIFISILYFFAIFPICLAYCVGITNTFESFIYHQILPLVNENHPAVAPLGTLAGFIQDIYYDPYSFLHQSESGALLKLKSENYATLHPFWRAGLVFILVSAFMLIMLFSEKLIIKVCQWLVYPLCAILFIFSLYLIPQWNLESITFVPDIEDFLIIVWLTLPVLVFSFNHSPAISTFALSAKREYGADAIIKSDSILLRTSIMLLVFVMFFVISCVLSLTPQELIEARAQNIPVLSYFANKLDNPLISYGGPLIAFLAISSSFFGHYFGAREGAYGIVRKCCKIAGNKEPNLKLIAAICTFVMYVIMLITAYINPSVLGFIEDLGGPIIAAILFLMPIIAIYSVSKMKQFKNPALDAFVFITGLLTIFTITYKLIL; from the coding sequence ATGAACAAATGGAATAACTTTGATACAAGCTGGATAATTTCTCTTTTTGGAACAGCTGTGGGTGCTGGGATTTTATATCTGCCAATTAAAGCAGGTGGAGGGGGAATCTGGCCTGTAATAGCAATGTGTTTTATTATATTTCCTATGGTTTATCTTAGCCATCGCGCACTTAGTCGTTTTGTATGTCAAGCAAATGGTAATGATAAAGATATTACATACGCCGCTGAAGAATATTTTGGTCGCAATGTAAGTATATTTATCTCAATTCTCTATTTTTTTGCAATTTTTCCTATTTGTCTCGCATATTGCGTAGGCATTACAAACACATTTGAAAGTTTTATTTATCATCAGATTCTCCCACTTGTCAATGAAAATCACCCGGCAGTTGCTCCACTTGGGACTTTAGCTGGATTTATACAAGACATTTATTACGACCCATATAGTTTTCTCCACCAAAGCGAATCTGGAGCACTCCTTAAACTTAAATCTGAAAATTATGCTACTTTGCACCCATTTTGGCGAGCTGGGCTTGTTTTTATCTTGGTAAGTGCTTTTATGCTTATTATGCTTTTTAGTGAAAAACTTATCATAAAAGTGTGCCAATGGCTTGTATATCCTCTTTGTGCTATTTTATTTATATTTTCACTCTATCTTATTCCCCAATGGAATCTTGAAAGCATTACATTTGTACCCGATATAGAAGATTTTTTGATAATTGTATGGCTTACACTTCCCGTGCTTGTATTTTCTTTTAATCACTCTCCTGCTATTTCTACCTTTGCGCTAAGTGCTAAGCGCGAATATGGAGCAGATGCTATCATAAAATCAGATTCTATACTTTTGCGCACTTCAATTATGCTTCTTGTCTTTGTAATGTTTTTTGTCATCTCTTGTGTGCTCTCTCTTACACCACAAGAGCTTATAGAAGCTAGAGCACAAAATATCCCCGTGCTCTCATATTTTGCCAATAAACTTGATAATCCATTGATTTCCTATGGTGGTCCTTTGATTGCATTTTTGGCAATTTCTAGTTCATTTTTTGGGCATTATTTTGGTGCACGTGAGGGTGCATATGGCATTGTAAGGAAATGTTGCAAAATTGCGGGAAACAAAGAGCCAAATCTCAAACTTATTGCAGCAATATGCACATTTGTAATGTATGTTATTATGCTTATTACTGCCTATATCAATCCAAGCGTTTTAGGGTTTATTGAGGATTTAGGAGGTCCGATTATTGCAGCTATCCTTTTTCTTATGCCTATTATTGCTATTTATAGCGTATCTAAGATGAAACAATTCAAAAACCCAGCTCTTGATGCTTTTGTCTTTATAACAGGGCTTTTAACAATATTTACTATTACTTATAAGCTCATATTGTAA
- a CDS encoding MFS transporter produces the protein MPKDNLSAQKQPLTDTFLFQVTLFATASMTVLGGTIIAPSLPHFEEHFADVPHIDMLSRLVLTLPALFIMIFAPISGFLLDNYGRLRFLYPSILLWSISGACGFFLEASIYWILISRAIFGIATAFVMTAVSALVGDYYQGAKRERALGLQGFFMAGGGAVFLVLGGVLSDIDWRYPFLVYLSGFIILILALVMLFEPKRNVSKSDVKAVNFNLFKFAPIYLFSFYAMSMFYVMPTQIPHFITHNLNKSGNLIGISLAVSSLCTAILSLFYARLRAKLSVFLLYFISLSAIGGGFLLIGMFQSYEILIFALVLVGSGLGIILVNNSSWLLSVASEYERAKAAGFLSASVFMGQFCSPFITQPLVRLGGIPFMLNVNGVILLISAVIFLWWHFVKKR, from the coding sequence ATGCCTAAAGATAACTTAAGTGCTCAAAAACAACCTCTTACAGATACTTTTTTGTTTCAAGTAACACTTTTTGCTACTGCTTCAATGACGGTGCTTGGAGGGACGATTATCGCACCATCACTGCCGCATTTTGAAGAACATTTTGCAGATGTACCACATATTGATATGCTTTCGCGTTTAGTTTTAACGCTTCCTGCATTATTTATTATGATTTTTGCACCCATTAGTGGATTTTTGCTTGATAATTATGGCAGGTTACGATTTTTATATCCGAGTATTTTACTATGGAGCATAAGTGGGGCGTGTGGATTTTTCTTGGAGGCAAGTATTTATTGGATTCTCATATCAAGGGCAATTTTTGGTATTGCCACAGCGTTTGTTATGACTGCTGTAAGTGCACTTGTTGGAGATTACTATCAAGGTGCGAAGAGGGAAAGAGCCTTAGGATTGCAAGGCTTTTTTATGGCAGGTGGAGGCGCTGTATTCCTTGTATTGGGTGGTGTGTTAAGCGATATAGATTGGCGTTATCCTTTTTTAGTGTATCTTTCAGGCTTTATCATCTTGATTTTAGCTCTTGTAATGCTTTTTGAACCAAAACGTAACGTGTCCAAATCAGATGTCAAGGCAGTAAATTTTAATCTTTTCAAATTTGCACCTATTTATCTTTTTTCATTTTATGCAATGAGTATGTTTTATGTGATGCCCACACAAATTCCGCATTTTATCACGCATAATCTCAATAAAAGTGGGAATCTTATAGGTATAAGTTTAGCCGTAAGCTCTCTTTGCACAGCTATTCTTTCACTTTTTTATGCAAGGCTTCGTGCAAAATTAAGTGTTTTTCTCTTATATTTTATTTCTTTGAGTGCTATTGGAGGCGGATTTTTGCTTATTGGAATGTTTCAAAGCTATGAGATTCTTATTTTTGCTTTAGTGCTTGTAGGCTCGGGGTTAGGGATTATTCTTGTCAATAATAGTTCGTGGCTACTAAGTGTAGCAAGTGAATATGAGCGTGCAAAGGCAGCAGGATTCTTATCTGCAAGTGTTTTTATGGGGCAATTTTGCTCACCTTTTATCACACAGCCACTTGTGCGCTTAGGCGGCATACCTTTTATGCTTAATGTTAATGGCGTAATTTTGCTTATAAGTGCAGTGATTTTTCTTTGGTGGCATTTTGTGAAAAAACGATAA
- a CDS encoding DUF4492 domain-containing protein, which produces MGFLRKALMFYIDGFKNLKLGKVLWKIIVIKLLVIFAVLKVFVYDKTLSHIGDDEQKSHFVLENLTSY; this is translated from the coding sequence GTGGGATTTTTGAGAAAAGCATTAATGTTTTATATTGATGGTTTTAAGAATCTAAAACTTGGTAAAGTGCTTTGGAAGATTATTGTTATCAAACTTTTAGTTATTTTTGCTGTGCTTAAGGTATTTGTTTATGATAAAACTCTCTCTCATATAGGCGATGATGAACAAAAAAGTCATTTTGTATTAGAGAATCTCACTTCGTATTAA
- the cydB gene encoding cytochrome d ubiquinol oxidase subunit II, with amino-acid sequence MFFGLDLDELQIYWWVIVSLLGGLLVFMFFVQGGQSLICVVAKDELEKTMLINSLGRKWELGFTTLVLFGGACFAAFPLFYSTSFGGAYWVWLTILFCFIIQAVSYEYRKKEGNLLGSKVYEAFLWINGVFGVFLIGVAISTFFSGSHFVLDEHNFVEWSMVSRGLEALLEPANYLLGLALVFLSQILGASYFLNNIDDTQIAKRARKVILLSSVAFLPCVLGFLMWICSKEGFYVDSKGVTLQPYVYLHNFFSMPYLIVGLCVGVGLVLWGIYLNVFAQSKKGIFPLGMGSVIVVMAVFLNVGLGQSAFYPSIADLQSSLHIKNASSSYYTLSVMSYVSLLVPFVLAYIVYVWRAMDRVKITRDEMQADSHTY; translated from the coding sequence ATGTTTTTTGGACTTGATTTGGACGAATTGCAAATATATTGGTGGGTTATTGTCAGTTTGCTTGGAGGGCTACTTGTATTTATGTTTTTTGTGCAGGGTGGGCAAAGCCTCATTTGCGTGGTTGCCAAAGATGAGCTGGAGAAAACAATGCTTATTAACTCGCTTGGGCGCAAATGGGAATTAGGATTTACTACTTTGGTGCTTTTTGGTGGAGCTTGTTTTGCCGCATTTCCTTTATTTTATAGCACGAGTTTTGGCGGGGCATATTGGGTATGGCTCACTATTTTATTTTGTTTTATTATCCAAGCTGTGAGCTATGAATATCGCAAAAAAGAAGGGAATTTGTTAGGTTCAAAGGTGTATGAGGCGTTTTTGTGGATTAATGGCGTATTTGGTGTATTTTTGATTGGTGTGGCTATTAGCACATTTTTTAGTGGCTCTCATTTTGTGCTTGATGAACATAATTTTGTTGAATGGAGTATGGTAAGTCGGGGATTAGAGGCATTGCTTGAGCCTGCAAACTATTTGCTTGGTTTGGCATTAGTGTTTTTAAGTCAGATTCTAGGGGCGAGCTATTTTTTAAACAATATTGATGATACGCAGATAGCTAAACGCGCAAGAAAAGTCATTTTACTCTCAAGTGTGGCATTTTTGCCTTGTGTGCTTGGATTTTTAATGTGGATTTGCTCTAAAGAGGGTTTTTATGTGGATTCAAAGGGTGTAACATTGCAACCTTATGTGTATTTGCATAATTTCTTTTCTATGCCTTATTTAATTGTGGGATTATGCGTTGGTGTGGGTTTGGTGCTATGGGGAATATATCTTAATGTTTTTGCACAGAGTAAAAAGGGTATTTTCCCGCTTGGTATGGGCAGTGTAATTGTGGTAATGGCAGTATTTTTAAATGTGGGTTTGGGACAGAGTGCATTTTATCCCTCAATCGCTGATTTGCAAAGCTCTCTTCATATAAAAAATGCCTCCTCAAGCTATTATACGCTTTCTGTGATGAGTTATGTGTCTTTGCTTGTGCCTTTTGTGTTGGCATATATTGTGTATGTATGGCGTGCAATGGATAGAGTAAAGATTACTCGAGACGAGATGCAAGCAGATTCTCATACTTATTGA
- a CDS encoding dynamin family protein: protein MEQISENLLENFINEYISAKNQLLQGGNPLYALIDKAHYALSQIAPLDSRATHTLQSLTQSIQEPMKVAIIGQFSSGKSTFLNALLGKNILPSGITPITAKICHIVYGQDYALEIHYKNGNTATKTLSYLNEVSEVQNAKIAFYKLYAPLELLKKISFLDTPGFNSQNQSDTDTTNSILESVDGIIWLTLIDNVGKHSEKEIILSHIKRYASKSLCVLNQKDRLKNQEEINISLEYAKKAFNGLFEEIIAISAKNALLSYDAPKEQSEHMRADSHIDFVLDFLHTHIAPLAQESKKRTIITQLRTLVLRYARLSFHAHLRFTKCETLLADSTKYFTEQYPQSAFYKSFPTLFHTLESQLESLTQHIYNALEKTPKEFVRADKKFGIKTQNIQIKDITTLPRERLNLSLCNTDSTFARQFTKLGFDITAIGEQFNALLNAHIGHLNDNIIQWYETFIPTLQNSLLQKTLNEIMGTYDNLMREHCENLNAQLMLVAKILTLNYPLAINLCLNTISLKIQEALEKYTKTPDTLPLFNPTLENIRDELNLGFHFNLLQENLLTQPLHKKALWHFEREEKALCEKQSAIIATYKEQYAHHFKQLKSLLQALKDV from the coding sequence ATGGAACAAATAAGTGAAAATCTGCTAGAAAACTTTATTAACGAATATATCAGCGCAAAAAATCAGCTTTTGCAAGGAGGGAATCCTCTCTATGCTCTCATTGATAAAGCCCATTATGCGCTCAGTCAAATTGCCCCGCTAGATTCTCGTGCTACGCATACATTACAATCTCTCACTCAAAGCATTCAAGAACCAATGAAAGTGGCTATTATCGGGCAATTTAGTAGCGGAAAATCCACGTTTTTAAATGCACTTTTGGGCAAAAATATCCTGCCTAGTGGTATCACTCCCATAACTGCAAAAATATGCCATATTGTCTATGGACAAGATTATGCACTTGAGATTCACTACAAAAATGGCAATACTGCCACAAAAACACTCTCATACCTCAACGAAGTAAGTGAAGTCCAAAATGCCAAAATCGCCTTTTACAAGCTTTATGCGCCATTAGAACTCCTTAAAAAAATAAGTTTTCTTGATACACCCGGCTTTAACTCGCAAAATCAAAGCGATACAGATACTACAAATTCTATATTAGAAAGCGTTGATGGCATCATTTGGCTCACCCTCATTGATAATGTTGGCAAACACAGCGAAAAAGAAATTATCCTCTCCCACATTAAACGTTACGCAAGCAAAAGCCTCTGTGTCCTCAATCAAAAAGATAGGCTTAAAAATCAAGAGGAAATCAACATAAGCCTTGAATATGCTAAGAAAGCATTCAATGGACTTTTTGAGGAAATTATTGCCATATCTGCTAAAAATGCACTGCTTTCTTATGATGCTCCAAAAGAGCAAAGTGAGCATATGAGAGCAGATTCTCACATAGATTTTGTGCTTGATTTTCTCCATACACACATTGCTCCATTAGCTCAAGAATCTAAAAAACGCACGATTATTACGCAACTGCGCACTCTCGTACTTAGATATGCTCGTTTAAGTTTTCACGCGCATTTACGCTTTACTAAGTGTGAGACACTCCTTGCAGATTCTACTAAGTACTTCACAGAGCAATACCCTCAAAGTGCATTTTACAAATCATTCCCTACACTTTTTCATACTTTAGAATCCCAACTTGAATCACTTACTCAACACATTTACAACGCACTTGAAAAAACTCCCAAAGAGTTTGTGCGTGCTGATAAAAAATTTGGTATAAAAACACAAAATATACAAATAAAAGACATCACAACACTTCCTAGAGAGCGATTAAATCTTAGTTTATGCAATACAGATTCTACATTTGCAAGGCAATTTACCAAACTTGGTTTTGATATAACTGCCATAGGAGAACAATTTAATGCTCTGCTAAACGCACATATAGGGCATTTGAATGACAATATCATACAATGGTATGAAACATTTATTCCTACTTTGCAAAACTCACTTTTGCAAAAAACACTTAATGAGATAATGGGAACATATGATAACCTTATGCGTGAGCATTGTGAGAATCTTAACGCCCAATTAATGCTCGTTGCAAAAATCTTAACACTCAATTACCCACTAGCAATAAATCTTTGCCTCAATACAATAAGTTTAAAAATCCAAGAAGCCTTAGAAAAATACACCAAAACACCAGATACTTTGCCACTTTTTAATCCCACGCTTGAAAATATCCGCGATGAGCTCAATCTTGGCTTTCACTTCAACCTTTTACAAGAAAATCTTTTAACGCAACCACTGCATAAAAAAGCGTTGTGGCATTTTGAGCGAGAGGAAAAAGCACTTTGTGAGAAGCAATCTGCAATTATTGCAACTTATAAAGAGCAATACGCTCATCATTTTAAACAGCTTAAATCTTTGCTTCAAGCACTTAAAGATGTTTAA
- a CDS encoding cytochrome ubiquinol oxidase subunit I: MVNELSSVNWARAQFALTALYHFLFVPLTLGLSFIIAIMESIYVKSGNPQWRKITRFWLTLFAINFAIGVATGIIMEFEFGTNWANYSWFVGDIFGAPLAVEGIMAFFLEATFFAVMFFGWNKVSKGFHLLSTWLVAIGSNLSAFWILVANGWMQYPIGTIFNPDTARNEMSNFWEVALSPVAISKFLHTAASGYVISALFVMGISALYLLNGRFRIEAKKSLVVGASFGLITSIFLFFSGDESAYRVTQHQPMKLAAMEGIYDGEHRAGITAFGILNPNKKPGDDKEVFLFDITIPYALSILGNRSPDSFVPGINDLLYGNKEKDIVGIDSKIHSGKIALQALKDYKEAKVQNDNVRMNLTRGILESHMPNFGYGYLSQPEEAIPPIALTFYSFHLMVALGSVFFVLFIIVLYLAMANNIERFPKILWLCVIAIPFGYIAAEAGWIVAEVGRQPWAIQDLLPVGVAATKLSSVNIQISFFLFAFLFTLLLCAEIGIMVSSIRKGFEEERKIVFLESVKGGK, translated from the coding sequence ATGGTAAATGAATTATCAAGCGTGAATTGGGCAAGAGCGCAGTTTGCTCTTACAGCGTTATATCACTTTTTGTTTGTGCCTTTGACTTTGGGACTTTCTTTTATTATCGCGATTATGGAGAGCATTTATGTCAAAAGTGGCAATCCACAATGGCGCAAAATTACACGTTTTTGGCTCACACTTTTTGCGATTAATTTTGCTATTGGCGTGGCAACAGGCATTATTATGGAATTTGAGTTTGGCACAAATTGGGCAAATTATTCTTGGTTCGTAGGCGATATTTTCGGTGCTCCTTTGGCAGTTGAGGGCATTATGGCATTCTTCTTGGAAGCTACATTTTTTGCTGTAATGTTTTTTGGCTGGAATAAGGTTTCTAAGGGATTCCATTTGTTATCTACTTGGCTTGTTGCGATTGGAAGCAATTTATCGGCATTTTGGATTCTCGTAGCAAATGGTTGGATGCAATATCCCATAGGCACGATTTTTAATCCCGATACGGCGCGCAATGAGATGAGTAATTTTTGGGAGGTTGCCCTCTCACCTGTGGCAATATCAAAATTTCTCCACACAGCAGCAAGTGGGTATGTCATTTCTGCTCTTTTTGTTATGGGGATTTCTGCCTTATATCTCCTTAATGGGCGATTTCGTATTGAGGCGAAAAAAAGCTTGGTTGTGGGAGCTAGTTTTGGGCTTATAACTTCAATATTTTTGTTTTTCAGTGGTGATGAGAGTGCTTATCGTGTAACACAACATCAACCGATGAAGCTTGCCGCAATGGAGGGAATCTATGATGGCGAACATCGTGCAGGAATAACTGCGTTTGGCATTCTTAATCCAAACAAAAAGCCCGGCGATGACAAAGAAGTATTTTTATTTGATATTACCATTCCCTATGCACTCTCTATTTTGGGTAATCGTAGCCCTGATAGTTTTGTTCCGGGCATTAACGATTTGCTTTATGGCAATAAAGAAAAAGACATAGTAGGTATAGATTCTAAAATCCATAGTGGCAAAATCGCCCTACAAGCACTCAAAGACTACAAAGAAGCAAAGGTGCAAAATGATAATGTGCGTATGAATCTTACTCGCGGGATTTTAGAATCTCATATGCCAAATTTTGGCTATGGTTATTTATCACAGCCTGAAGAAGCAATACCACCTATTGCCTTGACATTTTATAGTTTTCATTTAATGGTGGCGTTGGGTAGCGTATTTTTTGTGCTTTTTATCATTGTATTGTATTTGGCAATGGCAAATAATATAGAGAGATTCCCTAAGATTCTATGGCTATGTGTGATTGCTATACCTTTTGGTTATATTGCCGCAGAGGCAGGGTGGATAGTTGCTGAAGTAGGAAGGCAGCCTTGGGCAATACAGGACTTACTTCCTGTTGGTGTTGCAGCCACTAAGCTTTCAAGTGTAAATATACAAATTTCATTTTTTCTTTTCGCTTTTCTCTTTACATTATTGCTCTGTGCCGAAATTGGCATTATGGTGAGTAGCATTAGAAAGGGTTTTGAAGAAGAACGCAAAATCGTTTTTCTAGAAAGTGTAAAAGGGGGTAAATAA